One Styela clava chromosome 4, kaStyClav1.hap1.2, whole genome shotgun sequence genomic window, AAAGGTTGATTATTACTGAAGATTTGGGAGACAAAACGGAAAACTCATTCATTTCTACATTATTGCCTATACTACATTCCTATTTACTATTATAAATACCAATATATTATGATTACTACATCAATACTATCTTATGGTGTTATACCAcattttcagaaaattattaAGTAAATTTACCTTTCAATCTAAAtttcctatttatttttatttttgatcacATGTTTTATGCACTCTGAAATTGCTTGGAATAAGGCTCTATATACTTAGGCGGGATATAATAGGAATATACCAAGGTAtctttttaatttgtaataaatTGCTCAATTCTCTGACAATTCTCTAAATATTCAACTGAGCAGTAGGGCTGAGCATTTTGAATCtgatcgaatagtaaattattcgaatcggttcagactgAAATTTTGAATCTCCGCCCACAGGtctaaatgatttttttattcatatcaaattgttaaaatgtaattctgacatatgactcttttcctCCGAGTGAGTTAttaatgaaacatgtttcttactGTGTGTGAACACTCAGCAAACTATCTGAGTGATAGATTAcgtgtttttactaatttatgtgtctgaagGACCAATTAGGTAAAATAAAACAGTTAATACAACTACGTATcttacaagtattcgagattcgactcgatttgaaaaaaatattcaatttgattctgaaatcatcataTATTCGAAAATGCTCAGCCCTACTGAGTAGTATTGAACGTACTATCTTTAAACCCAAGTAGGCCATTAGGCAATCATGTCAATTAGTAGGTCACTGCTACCTGTatcttttttatataatgtcACGAAATATTTACTAAATCATTTTTAGCTGTTCCAGTGGACCTGGCTTCCACAAGGGAGGCTGATTTGAATAATAAGTATTCATTTAGTCATGCACAGACTGGTACTTCAATAGCCATGACTTCCACTGAATAcatttttggtaaaatataaCTGTCTGGCTACCCCATCGGTGAATAACCACTGCAAGCGCGATTTATTTCCTAAAACTAGTACAAGTCTCTTGATGCTGAACATGCTGTTAAAGGTGTGCTGATAATGCATCGTTAATAATAAGAGTTGGATAGAAAAAGATAACAGAGTTTGTAAGATTACCAGGATTCTAGAGGTGGCTTTAAAAACAATAACTGTCAATTAATGCTCAAAAATCTTTGCAAAAACGTgcaaaaaacgtgaaaaactaGCAAAAACCTTGCAAAAATTAACagtttttggtggttttatatatatattcgattaATCTTTGATATAACAGCTTCACCCTGTGATTCAATGGAATCTACCGCAAGTTTGCTCAGTAGCAAACGTAGATATGGATATATGCAAGCTGGGACCTCAATTTCTCTTCATGCTGATCAGTATATGCTGGGTAAATCAAGTGTTTGGCAATGTAGTTCATACAATCATACCTATGCATTCCATCGTCATTCTGCACTTCATTTTTCTTTAAACTTATAGTGATAAATTTGACAAGGCATGCATATTAGTTCTAGTTTTAGTGTTGCTTTCTATTTTGGCTGTcttcaaaaattattaatttcaatgcaaagtatttattgaaattatggAAATCTTAACTTGATCTAAAAATAATTAGATTGTTTGTGACATTTCATCTACTCACTCTGTTCTATGTTATCATCATTTAAGTTATCATAGTTATTTAACGCAATTTGAATCTGTATAAACGGATATTCATCTGAacttatattataatattatcaCACATTAAATTTGATGTATTTAGTTGCATGTATGTATAACTCATTGTTATGATTGTAGCATGATTTTGCATGTGGTATATGTAACTATAATTTTGGTTGGTCAGTGTTGATTTTCATATTATTGTGGTGGCTCATATTTTggatatttcatattattactACATAATCAATCATGTTTTCATGTACCGTTACATACAATACtggaaatatttatcaaaaattaattatatgcaTGCAGACATTTGAATATGATAAATAGGATTTGCGATGAACATACAAATTACTAAATCTATTgtattcgaaacacaattaatgaaactagtgcaaaacataaaatcAGGATTTCAAACAAATACATAGGATCAGAGAAGCGGCGCAATTGTGTAACAATGCCGacttatataataattttaactataataattttattatattgaaagaGGTAGCGAGCTTAAAAGTTTTGGAAGCCTCGTCCTAGATGACTGAAACTATTgggtataatcatacacaaacagaagttagggtgtaaaataaatttctttatatttgtagaaataattaagaaatttaaggGTTATGATATTTTAGGTTTTCCTGTAATTTTCCAATGTTTCGAATTTGCTCTATTACGTGTTCAATATTGTTCTTGTCCTTGTCATAAATGAAAATACCCTTCTTATTTCTTTGCTTTCAGTTTAATTTCCTATGTAATCGATTTGcttattattattcaatataattttatttttcttacaaATTATTCAGGAGCACCAGGAACATGGGCATGGACAGGCGCAGTTTTTGACATGGACATGGAAGTTGGATCAGGAAATCATATGGCACAAAGTCCCACATGCTTCAGAGACAGAAATGAAATGGGATCTCTTGGCGTGAAATGCAAAAAGTAAATATACAAGTGATAAATTTGATTATTGTGTTGATAGTAAATAAATACTATTATCATTGGCATATAAGCGAATAAACCATGAATTATATGTTTTTATCTCTTTAgggttttatatttttctaaatacatgtatggaagtaccaagattgcaaTGTTTTCACATATTGAATTCTTTTCAGAATTCCTGTTAAAAGGGACAGCTATATGGGATTTTCAGTTGCTACAAGTGATGCTATTGGTACTGATTCTGATGAACTATATTATGCTACTGGAGCTCCAAGGGGTAATGACACAGGAGTTGTTATGTTTTTTCAAAAGATAAAAGGTAATAACATTTAAGTTTTTTGTTATAAACAATGTTCAAATTCTCATTTATTTGACTTGATAATCTTTTAATTTTCAGTGGACAGTGGAGAAAAGAAACTTGAACCAGTTCCTATACACACAGTTGTTGGGGAGGCTATTGGATCAAGTTTTGGATATGCAATTGCACTGACTGATATTAATGGTGATGGTTTGGATGACTTGATCGTAGGAGCACCTCAATATTATGAATACTCCAATAAAAGAAAGAGAGGAGGAGCTATTTACATTTATGAAAATGTTCCAAGAAGAGGTTTCAGGTAAAATTTCACGTACAAAAATGTAGAGCGCTTACCGGTAAATGCTAGCATTTTAACATTGCTGAGATGCTACTGCTACTGTTCATTTTCATCTAACACTACTTCAAATTCAGATGTCTTCTTCTTTTTCGATCTGATTTTGTTACttctaaaattgattttgtaattTCAAGTTCAATCAACCCAAATTCACAACCAAACAAACTGTTTATCAGGTATTTGGTGTAGCATTTTTCATGTGTCTATGAAGTATAAGTTAACAATGTGTGATTTAAATTGTATATCAAGTATTCCTCATTCACTATGCATAAAATCCtgatgatgttttttttattcttcaatGTCTCATTCGCTAGTGGTAGTGATACTCGCAATTTGCACTCTGGCTTTTGTACGCTTGAATAGTTTATATTGTGAGTATAAAAATAGATATTACTATATATTGCGTAAGTCAGAAATATCAGTAATTCTTTCCCAGAGGAAAATTAATTCCTGATTGGGAAACTCCAAACTAAATTATGTACTGGTAGTTGATGTGAGTATGCAATTCTGTTATTGAAATACTTCCTAGTTCCAATGATTTTCaagtttgttttttttaaatcataatttttttgtgtttctAGTAACGTTGGTGCAAGAAAATTTTATGGACCTCTGGATTCATTTTTTGGTCACTCTATAGAACCATTGGGTGATATTGATCAGGATGGATACAATGATTTTGCAGTTGGGGCACCGTATGAAAATGAAAATGGCACTGTGCACATATTCAGAGGTGAGTAAACATtgtggtaaattttttttaaataaagtacTTTCAGGATAATAAGTCTGAATccaatttttggcctgatttccTGTAGTTAGCTTTATGAGCGGGAgtcttattttcttttttatgggGTAGCTTTGAACAAGAAAATGAAGGCAGTAATGTTCCTTTCCCCTTTTGTTTTCATGAATCGATGTTTTCACACTGATAATCTGGAATATTTCCTCTGTGGGTATTGTATTTGTTGGGGCCACAGTTGCACGTGCATCACAAGCAAAAACCAATACCATCATTTGTAGTAAATCCTGAAAACAAGTCTGTTTAGCGCATGTATTGTAAAACATATCAAAAAGAGGGAACGCATTGGCACGAAACTGAGAAAAAATGAGTAAGATGTATAAGATatgcttttatattttgtgaTTGATTTATTCTTTCAGGAAAAATTATGATAACTGCATGATTAAagattttatgaataaatatttcaaggTGCGCCTGATGGAAGAGTGAAAGAGTCTCAAACTATCAAAGCTGAAGATTTTACACAAACACATGAAGATGGGAAAGGAGATATTGTTGGATTTGGTGCATCATTATCTGGACAAGTTGATGCAGATAGCAATAAATATCCTGATTTACTTATTGGAAGTCTATCTGATCATGTTGCATTGCTCAGGTAATCGTCATTATAtagatataatgatgaaatTTCATGGTATTATTAGGGATTGTGGTATTataaaattcgtttttttttaaaataatatataatattatgaaATCAGCCATAAGGCAATACTGGATAATGAAATGTGAATGCTGCTAAATGCTTTGTAGTTGTTGCATTGAGGGAATGCACGATAATTGTACTCATTAGGAACGCACTTGCCTTTATACCTTCAATTACTGTGCCCAAGTTCGAATACTGTGAGGGAGAATTATGTACTCTTCActgtcgtagggtggttcacgtaaacgCTGATTGGTTACTGCTTtgtccaccatcaagtccatgcatttgaaacaaatacctggctctcatacccaacatggaacAGCAACTGGGCAAGAGGCTGGGTGTGGCCAGGTTACAAAGCCGTCTTGTTGACTTTACTCTCCCATAAAGatataatttatgaaaatcCTATTGTAACTTCTTCTCAATATCTCTGTTTATGACAAATTCGCTGCAGAACCTATTCCACTGGATAATATAACTCAAAGAGTTCCATGATGTACTTGTTACCTCATATTTTTCGTTGTGCataaatgtttgaatattgGGATATAGGAGTATTCCAATCAGTCAATTTGGGGCATGCGTGATCATGGGCACACAATTCCAGTATATATATAACCTTAACCATCATAATATTGTTTTGCAGATCTCGCCCAATCATAGAGGCAGTAATGAGTTTGGATGTAAAAACTGATGTTCTTGATTTAGAAGATAAGAATTGTGCTTTTGGTGGGAAAGATTATTCTTGTTTCGAAATGTCATATTGTTtcaggtaaaatattttttgtgatgTAGATGATGACAATGTTTGGAATGTCACTTACAGTAACTTTTATGGGGAAGTTAAACTTCAATTCCTTTATTTCAGATATACAGCAAGACATAAAGAATATCCGAGAGAGGTTAAAATTGAATACAAACTTACATTAGATGACATACAACAGAAGAAAAGATCAGCGCGTGTCAATTTTGATTCTCCGACTGGACCATCTGtaattgaatcaaaatacacAATACCTCGATCTGGTAAGTCATATAGTGTTAAATAGACATTTTCTATGATTGATTGAATTTGATATatctatattttgtattatactGTAGTATTATAGATAGACTGACAGTATCTTTGCATGACGATGATTATTTTTCTCATTCCCCAATCTAACCTAATTATGTGATGCAGGATACATAAGCCCTTTTATACAATGTATTCGTACCATTTTGCTCAGAATATTTCTCTACAAAGCAGCCACTGTTAGAAGAGGAACTGATGTAGTATGAAATGACCCGAATTTGTCCGTTTCGGCATTACATACCCATTCAGAATTACATAGGTTAGATGGGGGTATGGGATTTGAACTCTAACCACAATGCCAATATGACCACAtacattatttaatttataagaGTGGTAATGTTAAAAACAAATcatatacatataaaataaGTTAATCAGTACAGTGAAATATTATTGGAGACGAAGAGGACTCCTATGGATGATTTTGTtatgttttgtttgcttttcCTTGTCCTTccttggtatttttcttctcattgttatgaaaaaatcacttttctcttcaactactggaccaattgcaatgaaattttcagttgttaAAGAATGTATTTTTTGCcgaatgctattacttttatttatttcaaaaatttatgtgggctttatgaaatttgttttttgtgttcGAAGACATCACTAAGGTTAAAAATTTAGCCTTTGCGTTAGCGATCTAGTGGTCCGGCGAAGGCTTGAACACTGGGTGCCAGTAGGCTACTGTGACAGACTGTATTCCTGTACTattttgtgttcatatatttgagcttcgCTCTCATGTTGATCATAAGAACAGTTGAAAATAATTCCCTTCAAAGACTTGTCATTAGGTAGAATTGACAAATAATAGAATAGTTATGcgtatgataaataaatatgataatcTCTCTGGATTACGGAAATTTTGGTTTATCATGACTTTAAAGTATATTTGTTATTGtatatatgataatattttttcaaacgtCAGTTGTAAATATTCCAATTCCATGTATCGGTAACCCTGGATGTAAGACATTTATGAATGATGAACAGACAACAAACATAGATAAATGAAACATCTTTTTGTTATAGGTAAAAAATTTTGTCCGGAACAGGATGTTCACACTGTATATTTCAGCAATGGTGTCAAAGATAAATTGAGTgatattggaataaaaattggtaagcTTTGTGACATTATTTGcgaatttggtaaaaattttgtattgttagACTTGGGTAGTAGGTGGTGTAGGTGCTATGCAATATTTTGACAACCATTTTTTGACATTTGAAAATGGAGAACTGTCACTTAAGCAATCACTCATGTATACGACGACcctttgacttttcagtctggTATAAATCTGCCCAACTTATTTTACCCCTGATAAAAGTTTCTGACTTCCTATAATTTTAGCAAGATTGAATGGTGCAATTTAGAAAGTACTTTTCATTCTCAAAGTTCCAGAATTACATGACCAATCTGTGAAAGTGTTCATATATTCATTTCAAACAGATTTAATCCTGCAACCTTTGGTTATATTATTCATTGGTATATGATGAATGTGCTCGTAATACTTGTACTCAGATACTTGATTATTTTACATTGCTCCAGCTTTTTAGTGTTATAAATATATAGGTAATTAAAACAACCTTGCTAATTGctctttcatatttattttagagTTTAACTTGGACTGGCCTAAAATTGAACGTGAAGAAGTTGGTGCAGAGGTTTTTCCAATGATAGAAGACCCGATATTAGATGCCGATCTTGATAAGAAGAAGACAGCAGTCGTTAAAATAAAAACTACCTGTGGGAGTGACGGATGTCAGAGTAATCTGAAAGTGTCTGCATCTATGCCAAAAGAAGTTGAAATCGGTGAGTTGAATATTGGTATATCTTTAATGCAAATAATCTTTTTCACATAATAAAGTGCTTTGAGGTATAATATCTCAAATTAAATAGAAATCGATGAGAAAATTCTGGGTTTCGTTAGATGTAAAACTTTATGTAGATAAGCATGCAATGTAGAAATGAGAATAAAACAAGGTTTTTATACAGggtttgtatataattttactcTGAACAAGGTGCTTTATGAGCAGCCTTTGCTAATACAGAACTACTATAGATTGGAAGAACCAGTTTGGCACTGATcgtccaatttattacaccctggtaTTAATCCAAAAAAATGTTTCCCTTTTGTTTTCCTTTGAATACCCATTGGTATATGAATGTTTTTAAGCCAAGAGTTTTCATTGTGGTTGTTGTCCCTGTCCTTACTGTCAATAACACACACTCCATTGCTGTTGCTTGTAATGAAGAATATGCCAATCATGTCACTTAAGTTTCCTTTTAAATCAGTTTTGTCTCATTTCAACTTACAAAATACAGAGCCAAGTTCAGTTAGATTTAGTTCCTAATATTAGTCAGAAGATATTAGGTTGTGAGAGATTACATATTTatggcatttttatttttttattattttcctatcaagtgatatttttattacaagAAATTTGTTAAAATCTTAGGTGAGGGTGTTACATTACCTGTAACAATTGTTGTGAGCAATGATGGAGAAGAAGCTCATGAGGCATTCATTACAATGTCTCTTCCACCTAGAGTTGACTTTGACTCATTCTCAGTTAAAGAACCTTCAACTCCTGGATTGTTGTGTTATGCACAATCATCTGGTAAGTCCTTTTTTGTGTCCTGTAATGAAGAAAAAAGACGAAAATTCAaccaaatcaaaaataaaaaacccaaaatagtttataattgaattaaaacgaATAAAATATAGTTTCCAATCCAATTCAGTTTCAATTAGAAAAACTGTTTCAACATTTAACTACGCCTTGTAATTTACAACAGTATAAAACTGAGAACTATCCCTTCTTGAGCTGTTATTATTACATCATGAGCAAAAGAGTGAAGAGATTTAGAAAAGATAAATTTTTAGAGCAATAGAAACAcccaatgaaaaaaataactatCTATAAAAGCTCATAACAGCACTGCAACAGTGAAAAATCTTTCCccatcatcaagttcatgcatatgaaacaaataactggccaaccaATTCTATACTGAAATAGACTGGTGACCGGACAAAAGGCTATGGTTTGCCATTCGAGGAAGCTGTCTTCTTGCcgaaaaaatttgtaaatcctatcctatcctgaaAAAAACAGTATTACCGCTTTTTATTCAATGTTTACAATTGGACATTGGCTTCATTCTAGTTTTTCATGTGCAATAAATAAGTATTAACTAATAAATTACATAATTTTAGTATTgaatttatttctttattttgatgttattcaaaatttaaccGAGTGATGACACCTTCCAGGTGAATCATCTTTTATCCGATGTGATCTTGGAAATCCATACAAGCCTGGGATGAAGGATGAAATTGTGATCCCACTTGGAGTTTCAAGAATAACAGCAGAAGATAAAAATGTAATGATTTTTTTTGGATTCTATATTTTCTATtctataataaataattgaCTAGGCGGTTCGGCATGATAAAGGATTTGATTACAGAATTGAGGCAACAATCTTATTAAACTTGTCGTGTTTTTTCTCCaccaaatatgaataaattttagGCAGGTTTCTTCAAAAAACACTTCATACATTTGGTGGAAGATAGTGGTGTAGTATGTAAAAGATAGTTTGATAAACATATGATACCTCCTTTGAGAGATGTGCTTTCCAATAGTCAGAGAGTAGAATATGTACATAAATAATGCTAAAAACCCCAATGGCATAATAAAACCAGTTCTGAAGTGGCTTGAAATCCATGAAAAATGATACTGGAATGGTAGAATCACATATATTTGGAGAGGAGCATCATAGCTTTTGGATTGTGTAGGCCGTAGGGGTTTCACACCTTCAAGTAGGCCTTGATgcaataaatacaatattatgGGATCATATCATAGATTACAAATTTTGTGTCTATTCCAGAGAGAAGAAACTGATTAACCAACTTAATTATAAAAGGGAATGATGGTTTCCCATCAGGTTACCAGCTAGTCAGTTAATCATTCCAGACGTATAAACAGAGACAGTAAAAGTAGCCTCTACTGACTAATCCTTCCACATGTGGAGGTGTCCAGCGATCCTCCTGCATATAGTCGTCTCCCACCAGTTTCAAATCTGTGAACTCACTCAGGATATCGAATCATGCACTGGCAAGAATATTTTTCATGCTTACCCCAATGTTCCGATCATCAACCTTACTTTCTTCTTGATAATTTTTAGATTGAACTTCAAATCGGAGCACATACTTCAAGCGAAAATCCAGAAATTCCACCAGTTGTCTTGAAAGCAAGAGTTATGATTGAACTGGATATTTCTCTAATTGTAtttgcacaacctgaacaggttataatattttttaaattcacatTTCTTTCATGAATCGATGCTTAGCACAACTTGGTGTATAAAAATACCTGTGGGAAATGTAATTTCGCTCTATATCATATATTAGTCTGatatttgattttgtaataatattagAATGGTCTTTCAAGTTATATTGTTCAGCTTGTATTCTTAACCTGTACTCTtgtcatatatttatttaggtgtgcctaaaataaaattttgaaaatcctgTTTTTGTGAAAAGATGGAAgttataaaatttgttttcagttgAATGCATTTTAAAACTCATAGTGAATGTAAATTGGCTTTTACTTGCTTAATTTCTTGCTTAACAATAAGTGGACTTTCAGaattatgtgtaccaagatggcgcacaacctgaacatagtgtgtgtaccaggttagggttcaggttgtgcgccatcttggtgcacagaattctggagcgcccaataagTTGTCTTGTTATCAAATACTTTAGGTCAGATATAAGGAAACACTAATACTTGGTGAAAGTGGAATGAAAACAACTGAAGATATTGGACCATTGACTatttatacatttaatgtgCGAAATGAAGGTAATTAGCTTTGATTATATTAGATGAAGCAGTTTTGATATACTATTTT contains:
- the LOC120326688 gene encoding integrin alpha-6-like, whose translation is MDQRQLSSSYCMRTIAICHLLVIFTIIHSASTYNLEARLPLFKYGPELSKFGFSVAQHRTTTDDATGVKNTLLVIGAPTASAINSQVGARTPKNPGGVFYCPVSTDPLDCTRVDMDAGGDISIGEKKLVKSNQWLGVSLKSQGPGGFLISCAHRFTQHLFTEKISRNDEVERMCGKCFLLNATRNDRVVEVSPDSPLLPNEFISSPCDSMESTASLLSSKRRYGYMQAGTSISLHADQYMLGAPGTWAWTGAVFDMDMEVGSGNHMAQSPTCFRDRNEMGSLGVKCKKIPVKRDSYMGFSVATSDAIGTDSDELYYATGAPRGNDTGVVMFFQKIKVDSGEKKLEPVPIHTVVGEAIGSSFGYAIALTDINGDGLDDLIVGAPQYYEYSNKRKRGGAIYIYENVPRRGFSNVGARKFYGPLDSFFGHSIEPLGDIDQDGYNDFAVGAPYENENGTVHIFRGAPDGRVKESQTIKAEDFTQTHEDGKGDIVGFGASLSGQVDADSNKYPDLLIGSLSDHVALLRSRPIIEAVMSLDVKTDVLDLEDKNCAFGGKDYSCFEMSYCFRYTARHKEYPREVKIEYKLTLDDIQQKKRSARVNFDSPTGPSVIESKYTIPRSGKKFCPEQDVHTVYFSNGVKDKLSDIGIKIEFNLDWPKIEREEVGAEVFPMIEDPILDADLDKKKTAVVKIKTTCGSDGCQSNLKVSASMPKEVEIGEGVTLPVTIVVSNDGEEAHEAFITMSLPPRVDFDSFSVKEPSTPGLLCYAQSSGESSFIRCDLGNPYKPGMKDEIVIPLGVSRITAEDKNIELQIGAHTSSENPEIPPVVLKARVMIELDISLIVFAQPEQVRYKETLILGESGMKTTEDIGPLTIYTFNVRNEGNIPASDLNLNVQLPAEIHNGKWLLYLVTADVNDGGIQAAGDCGSSNVNVLQLEPSLVAASTSGRSKREAESLAQAQPEAEASSSGSGYISKITLACDKKNTRCINIKCNLDEIPPLATTSVVLQIHVWEPTFLEEFKETDLVYIQTHVNISTDADNIRFKEDKSIGMVQTTVDHEFFKSDVTSQFPWWYILIGIILLLIIYVLIIVLLVKCGFFRRKKFPRPENENDRTVLVEEKEYDDERI